Proteins from a single region of Geothrix sp. PMB-07:
- the lipA gene encoding lipoyl synthase: MPRFSKRVGREVLEGHPRLPEWITKERVKLRDLHGMKKDLRDSDLHTVCEEARCPNRSHCFTHGTATFLLMGEVCTRACGFCSIQSGKPRALNAQEPLETAERVAALNLRFAVLTSVNRDDLPDGGAAHFADTVLAIRRRNPGVGVEVLVPDFLGDLEAVARVVASGPTVFNHNTETVPSLYPEVRPAGRFDRSLKVLAHAKELGTSLYGSAFRTKSGMMLGLGETEAELMSTFEALAKVGVDILTLGQYLRPTRHQLPVKRYVHPDEFAALGAKAKVFGFATVYAGPLVRSSFNAHEVAEMEGISIA; this comes from the coding sequence ATGCCCCGTTTCTCAAAGCGCGTCGGCCGTGAAGTGCTGGAAGGCCACCCCCGTCTGCCCGAGTGGATCACCAAAGAGCGGGTGAAGCTCCGTGACCTGCACGGCATGAAGAAGGATCTCCGGGATTCCGATCTGCACACAGTCTGTGAAGAGGCCCGCTGTCCCAACCGCTCCCACTGCTTCACGCACGGCACCGCCACCTTCCTGCTCATGGGTGAGGTCTGCACCCGCGCCTGCGGCTTCTGCAGCATCCAGAGCGGCAAGCCCCGGGCCCTCAACGCGCAGGAACCCCTCGAGACCGCCGAGCGCGTGGCCGCCCTCAACCTGCGCTTCGCGGTGCTCACCAGCGTCAACCGCGACGACCTGCCCGATGGCGGGGCCGCCCATTTCGCGGATACCGTGCTGGCCATCCGCCGCCGCAATCCCGGCGTGGGCGTGGAAGTGCTGGTGCCGGATTTCCTGGGCGACCTGGAGGCTGTGGCCCGCGTGGTGGCCTCGGGCCCCACGGTGTTCAACCACAACACCGAAACCGTGCCCAGCCTCTACCCGGAAGTGCGCCCCGCGGGCCGCTTCGACCGCAGCCTCAAAGTGCTGGCCCACGCGAAAGAGCTGGGCACCTCACTCTACGGCTCTGCTTTCCGCACCAAGAGCGGCATGATGCTGGGCCTGGGCGAAACCGAGGCGGAACTCATGAGCACCTTTGAAGCCCTGGCCAAGGTGGGCGTCGACATCCTTACCCTGGGCCAGTACCTGCGTCCCACGCGCCACCAGCTGCCCGTGAAGCGCTATGTGCATCCAGACGAATTCGCGGCCCTGGGGGCCAAGGCCAAAGTCTTCGGCTTCGCCACGGTCTACGCCGGTCCCCTGGTGCGCTCCAGCTTCAACGCGCATGAGGTCGCGGAGATGGAAGGCATCAGCATCGCGTAG
- the purB gene encoding adenylosuccinate lyase — MPFLPPHDGSELERFEHPLASRYASKAMVRLLSPLYRQRVWRRLWIALAESESELGLPVTAAQIAELKASQDAVDLDAIARHEAALRHDVMAAIHAWGEQAPGARPIIHLGATSCFVTDNGDLLIVQEALALLRRRLQDVLASLSHFADQWKDQPTLGFTHFQPAQPTTVGKRASLWIQDLLLDLEDLDHLIATTPVRGVKGTTGTQASFLELFEGDGAKVEALEQRFCDKVGFPAIPVSGQTATRKLEDRIGQVLCGIAASASKFASDLRLLQHLKEVEEPFEKQQIGSSAMPYKRNPMRSERINSLARFVLGLMPSTYQTSANQWMERTLDDSAHRRLTISQGLLAADAILVLFRNVASGLVVYPKMIEARLAQELPFMAAEVLLMEAVKRGGDRQDLHERFRVSALEAGRRIKAEGRPNELLKLLAEDPAWAMNETELAALLDASRFTGRAGEQVRQFLAGPVALALKDHVPADEAAVRV; from the coding sequence ATGCCCTTTCTCCCGCCCCATGATGGTTCCGAATTGGAGCGTTTCGAGCACCCCTTGGCCAGCCGCTACGCGAGCAAGGCCATGGTGCGCCTGCTGTCTCCCCTGTACCGCCAGCGGGTGTGGCGGCGACTCTGGATCGCCCTGGCCGAATCGGAATCGGAGCTGGGCCTGCCGGTGACCGCCGCGCAGATCGCCGAGCTGAAAGCCAGCCAGGATGCGGTGGACCTCGACGCCATCGCCCGTCATGAAGCTGCGCTGCGCCACGATGTGATGGCGGCGATCCATGCCTGGGGCGAACAGGCGCCCGGCGCGCGACCCATCATCCACCTCGGCGCCACCAGCTGCTTCGTGACCGACAACGGCGACCTGCTCATCGTGCAGGAGGCGCTGGCTCTGTTGCGCCGCCGCTTGCAGGACGTGCTCGCTTCGCTTTCACATTTTGCCGATCAGTGGAAGGACCAGCCCACCTTGGGCTTCACGCACTTCCAACCAGCCCAGCCCACCACCGTGGGCAAGCGCGCCAGCCTGTGGATCCAGGATCTGCTGCTGGACCTGGAAGACCTCGACCACCTCATCGCCACCACGCCCGTGCGCGGCGTGAAGGGCACCACGGGCACCCAGGCCAGTTTCCTGGAGTTGTTCGAGGGCGATGGCGCCAAGGTGGAGGCCCTAGAACAACGTTTTTGCGACAAGGTGGGCTTCCCTGCGATTCCCGTCTCGGGCCAGACCGCCACGCGCAAGCTGGAGGATCGCATCGGTCAGGTGCTGTGCGGCATCGCGGCCTCGGCTTCGAAATTCGCCAGCGACCTGCGCCTCCTGCAGCACCTGAAGGAAGTGGAAGAGCCCTTCGAGAAGCAGCAGATCGGTTCCAGCGCCATGCCCTACAAGCGCAATCCCATGCGAAGCGAGCGCATCAACAGCCTTGCCCGCTTCGTGCTGGGGCTTATGCCCTCCACCTACCAGACCAGCGCCAATCAGTGGATGGAGCGTACGCTGGATGACAGTGCCCACCGCCGGCTCACCATCAGCCAGGGCCTCTTGGCGGCCGACGCCATCCTGGTGCTCTTCCGGAACGTGGCCTCCGGTCTCGTGGTCTACCCGAAGATGATCGAGGCGCGTCTGGCCCAGGAGCTGCCCTTCATGGCCGCCGAAGTGCTGCTCATGGAGGCCGTGAAGCGGGGCGGCGACCGTCAGGATCTGCACGAGCGCTTCCGTGTGTCGGCTCTGGAGGCGGGTCGCCGCATCAAGGCTGAGGGCCGCCCCAACGAACTGCTGAAGCTGCTGGCGGAGGATCCCGCCTGGGCCATGAATGAAACGGAGCTCGCCGCCCTGCTGGATGCCAGCCGCTTCACGGGCCGGGCTGGTGAGCAGGTGCGCCAGTTCCTGGCGGGCCCCGTGGCCCTGGCGTTGAAGGATCATGTCCCGGCGGATGAAGCCGCCGTCCGAGTTTGA
- the glyA gene encoding serine hydroxymethyltransferase, with translation MYEVIRTSDPAVFQALELEVQRQRHHLELIASENYASRAVMQSMGSHFTNKYAEGYPGKRYYGGCAHVDTIETLARDRAKQIFGAEHVNVQPHSGAQANMAVYLAALKPGDTVMGLDLAHGGHLTHGHPLNSSGILYKFVPYHVKQSDERVDMDEVRALALQHRPKMIVVGASAYSRTWDFPLFRQICDEVGALLMVDMAHIAGLVATGHHPSPVPHADFVTTTTHKTLRGPRGGLILCKSQYAKDIDRSVFPGVQGGPLMHVIAAKAVAFHEILQPEFKAYSGQTIRNAHALAKGLQERGWRIVSGGTDNHLFLVDLRDHGLLGHEAEDCLYRAGMTTNKNGIPFDPNPPLKPSGIRLGSPALTTRGMKEEEMDQIARFFDVTLRHRADESTFARIRQEVFHLTDQFPIPE, from the coding sequence ATGTATGAAGTGATCCGAACCTCCGATCCCGCTGTGTTCCAGGCTCTGGAGCTGGAGGTGCAGCGCCAGCGGCACCACCTGGAGCTCATCGCCTCTGAGAACTACGCTTCCCGCGCCGTCATGCAGTCCATGGGCTCGCACTTCACCAACAAGTACGCCGAAGGCTATCCCGGCAAGCGCTACTACGGCGGCTGCGCCCATGTGGACACCATCGAGACTCTGGCCCGTGACCGGGCCAAGCAGATCTTCGGCGCTGAGCATGTCAATGTGCAGCCCCACAGCGGTGCCCAGGCCAACATGGCCGTCTACCTGGCCGCCCTGAAACCCGGCGATACGGTCATGGGCCTCGATCTGGCCCACGGTGGCCACCTCACGCACGGTCATCCCTTGAACAGCTCGGGCATTCTGTACAAGTTCGTTCCCTACCACGTGAAGCAGAGTGATGAGCGCGTGGACATGGACGAGGTTCGCGCCTTGGCCCTGCAGCATCGCCCCAAGATGATCGTGGTGGGTGCTTCGGCCTACAGCCGCACCTGGGATTTCCCCCTGTTCCGCCAGATCTGCGACGAAGTGGGCGCCCTGCTCATGGTGGACATGGCCCACATCGCCGGCCTGGTCGCTACGGGGCATCACCCCAGCCCCGTGCCTCACGCTGATTTCGTCACCACCACCACCCACAAAACCCTCCGTGGACCTCGTGGCGGCCTGATTCTCTGCAAATCCCAGTACGCCAAGGACATCGACCGCTCTGTCTTCCCGGGCGTGCAGGGCGGCCCCCTGATGCACGTGATCGCCGCCAAGGCCGTGGCCTTCCACGAGATTCTGCAGCCTGAGTTCAAGGCCTACAGCGGCCAGACCATCCGCAACGCCCATGCTCTGGCCAAGGGCCTCCAGGAGCGCGGCTGGCGCATTGTCAGCGGCGGCACCGACAACCACCTCTTCCTGGTGGATCTCCGCGATCACGGGCTCCTGGGCCACGAGGCCGAAGACTGCCTCTACCGCGCGGGCATGACCACCAACAAGAACGGCATCCCTTTCGATCCCAACCCGCCCCTCAAGCCCTCCGGCATCCGCCTGGGCAGCCCCGCCCTGACCACCCGCGGCATGAAGGAGGAGGAGATGGATCAGATCGCCCGCTTCTTCGATGTGACCCTCCGTCACCGCGCGGATGAGAGCACCTTCGCCCGCATCCGCCAGGAAGTCTTCCACCTGACCGATCAGTTCCCCATCCCAGAGTAG
- a CDS encoding gamma-glutamylcyclotransferase, whose protein sequence is MNADGLFVYGTLREGGINHAWLQRTHPEGLTGAWVPGRLFHLPAGYPAMVPQALPGGLPPGPGWVHGEFVGYDDEAGLQAALADLDPLEGVEEGLFTREVLPVVLTGGQIYKAWVYVFHVERLPRLLREAIELPDGDWAPYL, encoded by the coding sequence ATGAACGCTGATGGCTTGTTCGTCTACGGTACCCTGCGGGAAGGCGGAATCAACCATGCCTGGCTCCAGCGAACCCACCCAGAGGGCCTTACCGGCGCCTGGGTGCCTGGTCGGCTCTTCCACCTTCCCGCAGGTTACCCCGCGATGGTGCCCCAGGCCCTTCCCGGCGGGCTGCCCCCGGGCCCTGGATGGGTGCATGGGGAGTTCGTAGGTTACGATGACGAGGCAGGACTCCAGGCCGCTTTGGCAGACCTCGACCCCCTTGAGGGCGTGGAAGAGGGTCTCTTCACTCGCGAAGTTCTCCCCGTCGTTCTTACCGGTGGCCAGATCTACAAGGCCTGGGTCTATGTGTTCCATGTGGAACGGCTGCCCCGCCTGCTGAGGGAAGCCATCGAACTGCCAGACGGAGATTGGGCTCCCTATCTATGA
- a CDS encoding rhodanese-like domain-containing protein has protein sequence MTTPDSAVLGFPAPEAAESHAYMLAKLRFHADAWDVGEDLKRGITDIVVIDTRSEAHYAEGHVPGAINFPHRLMTEESTRDLDRTKTYVTYCDGIGCNGSTKGAYKLSGHGFKVKEMLGGLDFWIRDGWPLAKGAEPGSMRGEASAIECSC, from the coding sequence ATGACCACTCCCGACTCAGCCGTTCTCGGCTTCCCAGCCCCTGAGGCCGCCGAAAGCCACGCCTACATGTTGGCCAAACTGAGGTTTCACGCCGATGCCTGGGATGTGGGTGAAGACCTTAAACGGGGGATCACCGACATCGTGGTGATTGATACGCGCAGTGAGGCCCACTATGCCGAAGGCCACGTCCCGGGGGCCATCAACTTCCCGCATCGGTTGATGACTGAAGAAAGCACCCGTGATTTGGATCGAACCAAGACCTACGTGACCTACTGTGATGGGATTGGTTGCAACGGCTCCACCAAGGGGGCCTACAAGCTGTCCGGGCACGGCTTCAAGGTCAAGGAGATGCTTGGGGGGCTCGATTTTTGGATTCGAGATGGCTGGCCACTGGCCAAAGGGGCTGAGCCCGGCTCGATGCGAGGCGAGGCTTCTGCCATCGAATGCAGTTGCTGA
- a CDS encoding ATP-binding protein: MEEAPRKSVAPSFGSLRGWSGVLLVPITSLLYFGAAHLPHGLAFQAYFFWSAAAVAYTVAPVWGPRAFWGLALGSLLLNLGGWLPWPYALLMTLLQTSGPWLAWWAMGKWDCPRPNLGHTRDLLLWLGLAAFCSALFSSGLGSLVIALANPGGSFTHTITTAFSWFLGDFTAIVCLGPFLLNFLPRNHPHPLLSNPVPTPAFPLMAKLLLGAFCLVLLLAGRIHEGLSEDFRLALQFALVLPGLWVALRYGPRASSVGLALLSVALLSQLWLLGPGLPDEVFRFSQCLILVLGLATHVTAAAAEETRQAQWALHTRDLQTMRMEAVGTLAGGLVHEFNNQLTVVLGNLDRLKASPMVVPQTTGLLGRIEEAALSITRRVQQLKFLSHHAPMGAIPLRLGEALGPFLAATRALPQRIAFEWSHAEDPIVDVDPDLLNQALQHLLNNAVEAIPEQGRITLQTWQEDGWARISLVDSGSGMTPEVLLKACDPFFTTKPVAPGRGLGLSIAFSLIRQMGGSLNLSSQPELGTQADLSIPLSQSTPLPASPTPQSRPTHSILLADDEVGIRELTREFLESEGFAVVDAGDGHLALELFLSDPKAWDLVILDLVMPRLGGAEVLARIEALRPDLPALMISGYSTDARADLLSGPHRAFLSKPFRLQQLKEAMTTLGLHPPQGPK; the protein is encoded by the coding sequence GTGGAAGAAGCACCCCGGAAATCGGTCGCCCCGTCCTTTGGTTCACTGCGCGGCTGGTCCGGGGTTCTTCTTGTACCCATTACGTCCCTGCTCTATTTCGGCGCCGCCCACCTCCCCCATGGCCTGGCCTTCCAAGCCTACTTCTTCTGGTCGGCCGCTGCCGTGGCCTATACCGTTGCCCCTGTTTGGGGTCCACGGGCCTTTTGGGGTCTGGCCCTCGGAAGCCTGCTGTTGAACCTGGGTGGCTGGCTGCCTTGGCCCTACGCCTTGCTCATGACCCTCCTGCAGACCTCCGGGCCCTGGCTGGCCTGGTGGGCCATGGGCAAGTGGGACTGTCCGAGGCCAAATCTGGGCCACACGCGCGACCTCCTGCTTTGGTTGGGCCTTGCGGCCTTCTGCAGCGCCCTCTTCTCGTCTGGTCTTGGTTCCCTCGTGATCGCCCTGGCCAATCCCGGTGGGTCCTTCACCCATACCATCACCACGGCCTTTTCCTGGTTTCTTGGGGATTTCACCGCCATCGTGTGTCTCGGCCCCTTCCTGCTCAACTTCCTGCCCCGAAACCATCCTCACCCACTCCTTTCCAATCCCGTTCCCACCCCAGCCTTCCCTCTGATGGCCAAATTGCTCCTGGGGGCCTTCTGCCTTGTTCTCCTCCTGGCTGGCCGCATCCATGAAGGCCTATCCGAGGATTTCCGCCTGGCCCTTCAGTTCGCTCTGGTGCTGCCCGGCCTTTGGGTGGCCCTTCGGTACGGCCCCCGAGCCAGCAGCGTTGGCCTGGCCCTGTTGTCCGTGGCCTTGCTCAGCCAACTTTGGCTGCTGGGCCCCGGCCTACCCGACGAGGTGTTCCGCTTCTCACAGTGCCTCATCTTGGTGTTGGGCCTGGCCACCCATGTCACGGCGGCCGCTGCCGAGGAAACACGTCAAGCGCAGTGGGCCCTCCACACCCGTGACTTGCAAACCATGCGGATGGAGGCCGTGGGCACTTTGGCTGGAGGACTGGTTCACGAGTTCAACAACCAGCTCACGGTGGTTCTCGGCAACCTGGATCGCTTGAAGGCGTCACCCATGGTTGTGCCGCAGACCACCGGGTTGCTGGGCCGCATCGAAGAGGCCGCGCTCTCCATCACCCGACGCGTCCAACAGTTGAAGTTCCTTTCCCATCATGCGCCGATGGGTGCCATCCCCCTGAGACTTGGCGAGGCCCTCGGCCCCTTCCTGGCCGCCACCCGGGCCCTTCCACAACGCATTGCATTCGAGTGGTCGCACGCCGAAGACCCCATCGTTGACGTCGACCCCGACCTGCTGAACCAAGCCCTTCAGCACCTCCTCAACAACGCTGTGGAGGCCATCCCTGAGCAAGGCAGGATTACCCTCCAAACCTGGCAGGAGGACGGCTGGGCCCGGATCAGCCTGGTGGATTCGGGCTCTGGCATGACCCCCGAGGTTCTGCTGAAAGCCTGCGACCCCTTCTTCACCACCAAACCCGTGGCGCCCGGACGCGGCCTCGGCCTTTCCATCGCCTTCTCCCTCATCAGACAAATGGGGGGGAGCCTGAACCTGAGCAGCCAACCGGAACTCGGCACCCAGGCCGACCTCTCGATTCCCCTGAGCCAGTCCACACCCCTTCCCGCTTCTCCCACCCCCCAGTCCCGACCCACCCACAGCATTCTGTTGGCCGATGACGAGGTCGGCATCAGGGAGTTGACCCGGGAGTTTCTGGAAAGCGAAGGGTTCGCCGTGGTGGATGCGGGTGATGGCCACCTGGCACTGGAATTGTTTCTGTCCGACCCCAAGGCCTGGGACCTCGTCATCCTCGACCTGGTGATGCCCCGCCTGGGTGGGGCGGAGGTTCTGGCGCGCATTGAGGCCCTGCGTCCCGACCTTCCGGCCCTGATGATCAGCGGCTACAGCACCGATGCCCGGGCCGACCTGCTGAGTGGTCCACATCGGGCCTTCCTGTCCAAGCCCTTCCGGCTCCAACAGCTGAAGGAAGCCATGACGACCCTCGGACTTCACCCCCCTCAAGGGCCCAAATGA
- a CDS encoding 4Fe-4S dicluster domain-containing protein: MAKKLDDPQERGDFFKSLGTLFAGFVANRIEDAVTSLGPKLLRPPGALDELEFLTKCTRCDKCMRACPENAISVAPASAGLALKTPFIDPRSVPCFLCTSLPCITACEDEALVWPKFRQADGQVIEGPKATRMGTARIKQSQCLTWDTMDREARACRTCVDRCPYPEEALRITVPAEGEAFGHPEVIAEVCTGCGICVFACPAEPAAIVVDPRRD; the protein is encoded by the coding sequence GTGGCCAAGAAACTGGACGATCCACAGGAGCGCGGGGACTTCTTCAAGTCCCTGGGCACCCTGTTCGCCGGCTTTGTGGCCAACCGCATCGAAGATGCTGTGACCAGCCTGGGGCCGAAGCTGCTGCGCCCCCCTGGGGCTCTGGATGAGCTGGAGTTCCTCACCAAGTGCACACGCTGCGACAAGTGCATGCGGGCCTGTCCTGAAAATGCCATCAGCGTGGCGCCGGCCTCCGCGGGCCTGGCCTTGAAGACGCCCTTCATCGATCCGCGCAGCGTGCCCTGCTTCCTGTGCACATCCCTGCCCTGCATCACGGCCTGCGAAGACGAGGCGCTCGTCTGGCCCAAGTTCAGACAGGCCGATGGCCAGGTGATCGAAGGGCCCAAGGCCACCCGCATGGGCACGGCCCGCATCAAGCAGAGCCAGTGCCTGACCTGGGACACCATGGACCGGGAGGCCCGCGCCTGCCGCACCTGCGTGGACCGCTGTCCCTATCCCGAAGAGGCGCTGCGCATCACGGTGCCCGCCGAAGGCGAGGCCTTTGGCCACCCCGAAGTGATCGCTGAGGTCTGCACCGGCTGCGGCATCTGCGTCTTCGCATGTCCGGCTGAACCCGCGGCCATCGTGGTGGACCCTCGTCGGGACTGA
- a CDS encoding PLP-dependent aminotransferase family protein — protein sequence MREAIRSGQLAKGQRLPATRVLSVDLGLSRVTVEAAYAQLEAEGYLRRKVGSGTFVAIEAPITSRSRAMTTRPASAIPPLSVRGEALVRGGGCTDPLQPLAFAAGSPDLRAFPMEVWQKLSQKRLRQDGEALFRYGDPQGYEPLRQALAGYLRQSRGVQCSPEQVLILSSSQQALQLISMLLLDDGDPVWMEEPGYRGAQTVFRAMGAKLIPVPVDEEGLDSDQAPKGPPPKLIYLTPSRQYPTGVPLSLTRRLALLAYAHQHRAWVVEDDYDSEFQYDHRPLPAMQGLDSHERVLYIGTFSKVLFPSLRLAYMVLPRGLAGKFTAARSVYDGHCAQLPQAIAADFITQGHFAAHIRLMRQLYRSRRDQLREALAHRLSHLLTPLNASGGLQLTVHLPLGQESRLTREALRLGVVTPTLSDLYLGDSKKDGWVLGFSALRQEDMTEGIHRLAKASLKKA from the coding sequence TTGCGCGAGGCCATTCGCAGCGGGCAATTGGCCAAAGGTCAGCGGCTGCCGGCCACCCGCGTGTTATCGGTGGACCTTGGGCTTTCACGGGTGACGGTGGAGGCGGCCTATGCGCAGTTGGAGGCGGAAGGATACCTGCGACGGAAAGTGGGATCGGGCACCTTCGTCGCGATTGAGGCGCCCATCACCTCCCGCTCCCGAGCGATGACCACGCGCCCCGCGAGCGCCATTCCTCCTCTGTCGGTGCGGGGCGAGGCTTTGGTGCGCGGCGGGGGTTGCACCGACCCACTTCAGCCCCTGGCGTTCGCAGCGGGTTCTCCAGATTTGCGGGCCTTTCCCATGGAGGTCTGGCAAAAACTCTCCCAGAAACGGCTGCGCCAAGATGGGGAGGCCCTCTTCCGTTACGGCGACCCGCAGGGCTACGAACCCTTGCGGCAGGCCCTCGCAGGCTATCTGCGCCAGTCGAGGGGAGTGCAATGCAGCCCAGAGCAGGTGTTGATTCTCAGCAGTTCTCAGCAAGCGCTTCAGTTGATTTCGATGCTGCTGTTGGACGACGGAGATCCCGTTTGGATGGAAGAGCCCGGATATCGCGGCGCTCAGACGGTCTTTCGAGCCATGGGCGCCAAGCTCATTCCCGTTCCCGTGGATGAAGAGGGGTTGGATTCCGACCAGGCCCCCAAGGGTCCACCACCCAAATTGATCTACCTCACGCCTTCACGGCAGTACCCCACCGGTGTACCGCTGAGTTTGACGCGAAGACTGGCGCTGTTGGCCTATGCCCACCAACACCGCGCGTGGGTGGTGGAGGATGATTACGACAGTGAATTTCAATACGACCACCGCCCGCTTCCCGCCATGCAGGGCCTCGATTCGCACGAACGCGTTCTCTACATTGGCACCTTTTCCAAGGTGCTCTTCCCCTCGCTTCGGTTGGCCTACATGGTGCTGCCGCGCGGATTGGCGGGGAAATTTACCGCCGCTCGCTCCGTTTACGATGGGCATTGTGCGCAACTGCCCCAGGCCATCGCGGCCGACTTCATCACTCAGGGCCACTTCGCGGCGCACATTCGACTCATGCGTCAGCTGTATCGGAGTCGGCGAGATCAGTTGCGCGAAGCCTTGGCGCATCGTCTCTCTCACCTCCTCACACCCTTGAATGCCAGCGGGGGGCTCCAGCTCACCGTCCACCTCCCACTGGGCCAGGAATCCAGGCTTACCCGCGAGGCCTTGCGGCTTGGGGTGGTGACGCCCACGCTTTCTGACCTGTACCTCGGAGATTCAAAGAAGGATGGCTGGGTATTGGGATTTTCGGCCCTCCGTCAGGAGGACATGACCGAAGGCATCCACCGGCTGGCCAAAGCCTCGCTCAAGAAGGCCTAA
- a CDS encoding EamA family transporter, which yields MAWFGWALAALGFMGLANLGMKAASMRGLGSASVLFWVVLGELPLALLYWGWRGRPSGPPAGVAWGFGAGLCTAVALILLNESFSRGAKAAVAVGIMNANFALVALLAFLLFREQLQPSKLVGLAATLSGLWLMAR from the coding sequence ATGGCGTGGTTTGGCTGGGCATTGGCGGCGTTGGGCTTCATGGGCCTGGCCAATTTGGGAATGAAGGCAGCCAGCATGCGTGGCCTGGGATCTGCCTCGGTGCTGTTCTGGGTGGTGCTGGGTGAGCTGCCGTTGGCCTTGCTGTATTGGGGTTGGCGCGGGCGTCCGTCCGGCCCGCCGGCAGGTGTGGCCTGGGGCTTCGGCGCGGGCCTGTGCACCGCCGTGGCGCTGATCCTGCTGAACGAAAGCTTCTCCCGCGGCGCCAAGGCGGCCGTGGCTGTTGGCATCATGAACGCCAATTTTGCACTGGTGGCGCTGCTGGCCTTTCTTTTGTTCCGCGAGCAGCTCCAGCCGTCAAAGCTGGTGGGGCTGGCGGCGACCCTTTCCGGCCTTTGGCTGATGGCCCGCTGA
- a CDS encoding GNAT family N-acetyltransferase, protein MVIRRAIAGDAVALAGLCAAHAAYERLTYHPEGHAERLAVALEGPAPRLYAWLALREGSAVGYSSATVDFATMAAHTFLHMDCLFVEEKARNGGVGALLMAEVRALGRALGCANLQWQTPDWNLDAIRFYHRMGARDLPKARFTLDRL, encoded by the coding sequence GTGGTCATTCGCCGGGCCATCGCTGGGGACGCCGTGGCCCTGGCAGGCCTCTGCGCAGCCCATGCGGCCTATGAACGCCTGACCTATCACCCAGAGGGCCATGCCGAGCGATTGGCCGTGGCCCTGGAAGGCCCTGCGCCGCGCCTTTATGCATGGCTTGCCCTGCGGGAAGGGAGCGCCGTTGGCTACAGCAGCGCCACGGTGGATTTTGCCACCATGGCTGCCCACACCTTCCTTCACATGGATTGTCTGTTCGTGGAAGAGAAGGCCCGTAACGGCGGTGTTGGCGCCCTTCTCATGGCTGAAGTCCGGGCGTTGGGACGGGCCTTGGGTTGCGCCAACCTGCAATGGCAAACGCCCGATTGGAACCTCGACGCGATCCGCTTCTACCATCGGATGGGCGCCAGGGATCTTCCCAAGGCGCGGTTCACCTTGGACCGTCTTTGA